In Syntrophorhabdaceae bacterium, one DNA window encodes the following:
- a CDS encoding fibronectin type III domain-containing protein has product MIHQFSRKRGKARLLSHPIPWLCLILLSLCLMQGYAYAGQATLAWKAQTDNTGFKVHYGTASHSYTTVTDVGNTTAHQATNLVDGQTYYFALTAYSDGGESGYSSEATFKPTSGCTYTISPGSATTGAAGGPGSVAVKTPAGCSWTVTNPISWITISSGSSGTGNGTIAYSVAASDGAARTGVFTIASQSFLIAQTGGGSDQSFIINAVATAGGAISPAGRVAVVGGASQTFDITPSEGYGVRNVVVDGKPQGSISSYTFSDVKAKHTIAAHFVRANAELHKLTITKTGPGRVVRKPGGGRFRAGTVVTLEAKHTPNSLFASWSGVCSGTDPVCFVTMNGDQTVSATFVPIYRIATVHGAKGEISPSGPVKVVDGGSQTFTITPHEGYTVEKVFVDGHPVGAVTSYTFTGVQKNHSIRAVFTK; this is encoded by the coding sequence ATGATACATCAGTTTTCACGTAAAAGGGGCAAGGCCCGTCTTTTGTCCCACCCTATTCCCTGGCTTTGTCTTATTTTGCTTTCCCTCTGCCTTATGCAGGGATACGCGTACGCGGGCCAGGCGACCCTCGCCTGGAAAGCCCAGACCGACAACACTGGGTTTAAGGTCCACTATGGAACGGCAAGCCATAGTTACACTACCGTCACCGACGTGGGAAACACCACCGCCCACCAGGCAACGAACCTAGTGGATGGCCAGACCTATTACTTTGCCCTCACCGCTTACTCCGACGGAGGGGAGAGCGGCTATTCTTCCGAGGCAACTTTTAAGCCCACCTCGGGGTGCACCTACACTATCTCGCCCGGCAGCGCCACTACAGGCGCCGCGGGGGGACCGGGGAGCGTGGCGGTGAAAACCCCTGCCGGCTGCTCCTGGACAGTAACGAACCCCATCTCATGGATCACCATATCCTCCGGCTCATCCGGCACAGGGAACGGAACCATTGCATATTCCGTAGCCGCCAGTGACGGCGCCGCGCGCACCGGGGTCTTCACTATTGCCAGTCAGTCTTTCCTGATAGCCCAGACCGGCGGCGGCAGCGATCAATCCTTTATCATCAATGCCGTTGCGACCGCGGGAGGCGCCATATCGCCTGCGGGACGCGTCGCCGTGGTGGGCGGGGCATCCCAGACGTTTGACATAACCCCCTCCGAAGGCTATGGGGTGAGAAACGTGGTGGTAGACGGCAAGCCCCAGGGAAGTATAAGCTCCTACACGTTCAGCGATGTAAAAGCGAAACATACTATTGCCGCCCACTTCGTTCGCGCCAATGCTGAACTCCATAAGCTCACCATCACCAAGACCGGACCGGGCAGGGTGGTGCGCAAACCCGGCGGTGGACGTTTCCGTGCCGGTACTGTGGTAACCCTCGAGGCGAAGCATACCCCGAATTCCCTCTTCGCGAGCTGGTCGGGGGTATGCTCGGGTACCGACCCCGTCTGTTTCGTGACAATGAACGGCGATCAGACGGTGAGCGCCACATTCGTCCCGATTTACCGGATCGCAACCGTTCACGGGGCAAAAGGGGAGATCTCCCCGTCCGGACCCGTGAAGGTAGTGGACGGCGGAAGCCAGACCTTTACGATCACTCCCCACGAAGGTTATACGGTGGAGAAAGTTTTCGTGGACGGCCATCCGGTCGGCGCAGTCACTTCCTACACCTTTACAGGCGTCCAGAAGAACCATTCCATCAGGGCGGTCTTTACCAAATAA
- a CDS encoding DedA family protein — MELVMTFIDFFMHIDKHLSAVISAYGVWTYLILFLVIFLETGLVVTPLLPGDSLLFAAGAFAAKGALDVAWLFVLLSIAAILGDTANYWIGCIIGPKVFRGQGVRFLNRQYLDRTHQFYEKYGGKTIIIARFVPIIRTFAPFVAGIGSMTYGRFISYNVIGGVLWIAVCLFAGYFFGNLHIVKENFSLVILAIIIISILPGLVEFLRQRLKGPELG, encoded by the coding sequence ATGGAATTGGTAATGACTTTTATTGATTTCTTTATGCACATCGATAAGCACCTGAGCGCCGTCATCTCCGCCTACGGCGTCTGGACTTATCTTATCCTTTTCCTGGTCATATTCCTGGAGACGGGCCTCGTGGTGACCCCACTCCTGCCGGGAGATTCCCTTCTTTTTGCAGCCGGCGCATTTGCGGCCAAGGGGGCCCTTGACGTGGCATGGCTCTTCGTACTCCTCTCAATTGCCGCAATCCTGGGGGATACGGCGAATTACTGGATAGGCTGCATCATCGGCCCCAAGGTCTTTCGCGGCCAGGGCGTCCGCTTCCTCAACCGCCAATATCTCGACCGCACCCATCAATTTTATGAGAAGTACGGCGGCAAAACGATCATCATCGCCCGTTTCGTTCCCATTATCCGCACCTTCGCGCCCTTTGTGGCAGGCATCGGGAGCATGACCTACGGGCGCTTTATCAGCTACAACGTGATCGGCGGAGTGCTCTGGATCGCCGTCTGCCTTTTCGCGGGTTATTTTTTCGGGAATCTCCATATAGTGAAGGAGAACTTTTCCCTCGTCATACTCGCCATCATCATCATATCCATCCTTCCCGGCCTCGTCGAATTCCTGCGTCAGCGACTTAAAGGACCTGAGCTCGGATGA
- a CDS encoding DUF192 domain-containing protein, translating into MSRSDRLVRAGRHTAIIGLFLVTLFPGTILAASRGPGKVAFFPEGTKPSCTFKVELAVTHEEQARGLMFRERLADDEGMLFIFGKDEERAFWMRNTLIPLDIIFIDSRFKVVSVHDFAKPKDETSISSRFPAKYVVEVKGGKAATCRINAGTRVKIVTSSQ; encoded by the coding sequence ATGAGCAGGAGCGATCGCCTGGTCCGTGCCGGGCGGCATACGGCAATAATAGGCCTTTTTTTGGTTACCCTCTTTCCCGGCACGATCCTGGCCGCGTCTCGCGGACCCGGGAAGGTCGCATTCTTCCCCGAAGGGACGAAGCCGTCATGTACCTTCAAGGTGGAATTGGCAGTGACCCATGAAGAACAGGCCCGGGGCCTCATGTTCCGTGAGCGGCTTGCCGATGACGAGGGGATGCTCTTCATATTCGGCAAGGATGAAGAACGGGCATTCTGGATGCGGAATACCCTTATCCCCCTCGACATCATATTCATAGACTCCCGTTTCAAAGTCGTCTCGGTCCACGATTTCGCAAAGCCCAAAGATGAAACCTCCATCAGCTCCCGCTTTCCCGCAAAATATGTCGTCGAGGTGAAGGGCGGCAAAGCGGCAACGTGCCGCATCAACGCAGGGACAAGGGTAAAAATCGTCACTTCTTCACAATAA
- the pbpC gene encoding penicillin-binding protein 1C has product MVSLAAAGVLVAVFLICSSPPRMGSFAHVRDTYRVSEAVLRDRNGVVIHEMRLDMTGRSLEWVGLERVPKVLLAAVVASEDKRFNEHAGVDLRALAAACLTNVSGGEKRGASTIAMQLASLLDRKLRPESKRRGLREKVRQIRAARILGKSWPKREILEAYLNLVSFRGELRGIHAASRGLFGKEPEGLDRGESLILAALIRSPNAPVDTVIGRAAALDRALPPPSGKEAIEAKVKEALGKPYDLRARAALAPHAASYLLKNDVKDLQSTLDGRLQALAAELLREQLASLRTQNVSDGAVLVVENRTGEILAYVGNGGTMSSALHVDGVRAKRQAGSTLKPFLYGLAFDRRLLTAASLIEDSPVEIATERGIYKPENYDHTFKGLVPARVALASSLNVPAVKVLMLTGPDEFTAKLGELGFADLRDGGYYGFSLALGALDVSLIELVNAYRTLANNGTAGSLTLLPRSGKERGRKVYSREGAFIVSHILGDRAARSLTFGYENSLSTRFWTAVKTGTSKDMRDNWCVGYSSRYTVGVWVGNFSGSPMWNVSGISGAAPLWHDIMTYLHANGSSHAPNPPPGVGPRSISRYAGGRGEEEWFILGTEPISVEAGPRITARPRILYPPGNLIVAIDPDIPTARQKIVFEASAEGREVQWVLNGETIGTGDTIVWSPAGGSHILTLVDEQAAVLDEVRFIVKK; this is encoded by the coding sequence TTGGTATCCCTGGCCGCGGCCGGGGTGCTCGTTGCGGTTTTTCTCATCTGTTCGTCCCCCCCGCGGATGGGCTCTTTTGCCCATGTCAGGGATACCTACCGTGTCTCCGAGGCAGTCTTAAGGGACAGAAATGGGGTCGTGATCCACGAGATGCGCCTCGACATGACGGGGAGAAGCCTTGAATGGGTCGGTCTCGAACGGGTGCCGAAGGTCCTTCTCGCCGCCGTGGTCGCCTCGGAAGACAAGCGATTCAACGAGCACGCCGGTGTCGACCTCAGGGCCCTTGCCGCGGCGTGCCTTACGAATGTCTCCGGGGGAGAGAAGCGGGGGGCGAGCACGATCGCAATGCAGCTTGCTTCACTGCTCGACAGGAAGCTCCGGCCTGAATCGAAGCGCCGGGGCTTGAGGGAAAAGGTCCGTCAGATCAGGGCCGCCCGCATACTCGGGAAATCGTGGCCGAAGCGCGAGATACTCGAAGCCTATCTCAATCTCGTGAGCTTCAGGGGAGAGCTGCGAGGCATTCACGCTGCCTCCAGGGGGCTCTTCGGGAAAGAGCCGGAGGGGCTCGACCGGGGTGAATCCCTTATCCTCGCCGCCCTGATCCGCTCGCCCAATGCGCCCGTGGATACGGTTATCGGGAGGGCCGCGGCCCTGGATCGGGCACTCCCGCCACCCTCCGGCAAAGAGGCAATCGAGGCGAAGGTGAAGGAGGCCCTGGGGAAACCCTATGATCTCAGGGCCCGGGCTGCTCTCGCACCTCATGCGGCCTCTTATCTTTTAAAGAATGATGTAAAAGACCTGCAATCCACCCTTGACGGAAGGCTCCAGGCGCTGGCCGCGGAGCTTTTGAGGGAGCAGCTTGCCTCCCTCAGAACGCAAAACGTTTCGGATGGGGCAGTGCTCGTGGTGGAGAACAGGACAGGGGAGATACTCGCCTACGTGGGAAACGGCGGTACCATGTCGTCCGCCCTCCATGTGGACGGGGTGCGGGCGAAGAGGCAGGCAGGCTCGACCCTCAAGCCCTTCCTCTACGGCCTTGCCTTCGATAGGCGCCTCCTCACCGCCGCCTCCCTTATCGAAGATTCGCCCGTGGAGATCGCCACGGAGAGAGGGATCTATAAGCCCGAAAATTATGACCACACGTTTAAAGGACTTGTTCCCGCGAGGGTGGCCCTGGCATCTTCCCTCAACGTGCCCGCGGTGAAGGTGCTCATGCTTACCGGTCCCGATGAATTCACGGCGAAGCTCGGGGAGCTGGGGTTCGCCGACTTGAGGGACGGCGGGTACTACGGCTTTTCTCTGGCCCTGGGCGCCCTCGACGTAAGCCTCATCGAGCTGGTGAATGCTTACAGGACCCTTGCGAACAACGGCACGGCAGGAAGCCTTACCCTATTACCACGGTCCGGGAAAGAAAGAGGAAGGAAGGTCTATTCCAGGGAAGGGGCATTTATCGTCTCCCACATACTCGGTGACAGGGCAGCCCGAAGCCTTACTTTCGGTTATGAGAATTCCCTCTCCACCCGTTTTTGGACCGCAGTCAAGACGGGCACGAGCAAGGACATGCGCGACAACTGGTGTGTCGGCTATTCGTCGCGTTATACGGTAGGAGTGTGGGTCGGAAACTTCTCCGGCAGCCCCATGTGGAACGTCTCCGGCATATCGGGCGCCGCCCCCCTGTGGCACGATATCATGACCTATCTCCACGCCAATGGCTCCTCTCATGCTCCGAACCCTCCGCCCGGAGTGGGGCCGCGCTCCATTTCCCGATATGCAGGCGGAAGAGGTGAAGAGGAATGGTTTATCCTGGGCACCGAGCCGATAAGTGTGGAGGCGGGCCCACGAATTACGGCGAGGCCCAGGATACTCTATCCCCCCGGAAACCTTATTGTCGCGATCGATCCCGACATACCGACGGCCAGGCAAAAAATCGTGTTCGAGGCTTCCGCCGAAGGCAGGGAGGTCCAATGGGTATTGAACGGCGAGACGATAGGCACGGGAGATACGATCGTGTGGAGTCCCGCCGGGGGCTCCCACATATTGACACTCGTCGATGAGCAGGCAGCCGTTCTCGACGAGGTGCGTTTTATTGTGAAGAAGTGA
- a CDS encoding MG2 domain-containing protein: MKRNARALWMWGILLCFAGFAFAAEPSVERFTPSGTVKDVRQVTARFSDQMVSFGSPELGDPFAIDCPAKGSGRWADPKVWVYDFDEDLKSGLRCTFTLKPGLTTLAGAKVTGKSSFAFSTGGPNIKDSHPAKGGSSMAEDQIFVFRLDGPATEESILRNSSCFIEETKERVGVRVVKGAEREKVMEGLRELDRAWTRGKTLPEDMYALQCKRPFPSGATVQVKWGKGIASPSGVATTADQVFTFQVRPPFEATFGCSRERPESDCIGLLPFSLSFSESISKNLARRITLKGKEKGYPSQIEDEGDDRYVNRVTFKGPFPEKAALTLSLPRDLKDDSGRTLSNRGIFPLTVKTGIYPPLAKFSSRFGIIERADPVLPVTVRSIGAMVQGKMHGMGEEAARPGVTGQKGNALKEQITGRMHEASTDGQIISWLKKVGTVGRSRSLLTGDAGAKGFSVPKPAKDKDMEVIGIPLGKTGFYVVELKSEILGAALIGPKKPFFVPTAALVTNLSAHFKWGRDSSLVWVTSLDKAEPVAGAAVSIRDCNGKALWQGKTDSRGIAYVGKALPPAEKLAQCAMEQDEDAYYDGQQMRALMPMSSGLFAFARTADDMTFVHSGWDQGIEPYRFKLYSHESNDKIIAHTVFDRTLLRAGETIHMKHILRKAVMSGLSFPSAPLPDLVRIEHALQEEKYEFPLRWDVSKGVALTTWTIPKNARLGNYSVTLLGEAKEDIGDWGINVPSGGFQVAEFRVPLMKASLNPLDLPLVNRQSMGVDLFVEHLSGGGATDLAVKLRSKVEPGSVTFEDYEGFTIAAGDVLEGVEKRTRGFDEGEGEEAEAGSRGKELPSLELKLGAGGMARTRVAGLPLSSAPQDLITELEFRDPNGEVQTVSRRTPLFPAAVLAGVEAEAGETQGMIRIKLLSLDLKGKPLAGTHMKADLLSSSYYSHRTRLVGGFYSYQNVKEVKKIGPACEGTTDKNGMVRCEVKSPVSGQVIVRASGADGHGNRSFTHDSVFVPGKDEWWFDQGGSDRIDLIPEKKRYEPGETASFQVRMPMREATVLVTVEREGVMESFVTRISGKNPTIKVPVKGSYAPNIFVSALCVRGRIGDAKPTAMVDLGRPAYKLGIAALSVGWAAHELKVSVTPGKAVYKVREKAEVRIKVTGPKGKELPKGAEVAFAAVDEGLLELMPNLSWNLLEKMMRKRGYEVATSTAQMQVVGKRHYGQKALPRGGGGGKKPTRELFDTLLLWKAAVALDEKGEASVTVPLNDSLTSFALVAVATGGKDLFGTGRGRIQTSQDLILSSGLPTMVREGDRFRAGFLMRNTTQATLELDVAAGFTSGKERTAMSPLREHLGAGEAKEIGWDVVVPVGAPSLAWDVTARAGDGLEGDSLKVTQKVLTPEPVRVGQATLMQLTGPRTLNVEAPKDAIPGRGGVRVALKPRLSDNVNGITEYMGRYAFTCLEQQASRAIALEDQAMWARTTAAMPTYLDHDGLLKYFPSQDVGSDVLTSYILAIAHEADREIPEATRSRMEEGLKAFVGGKLMRAQPIPTADLAIRKIAAVEALSRRGAVEPKLLDSIPLDPNLWPTSAVLDWINILTRVKAIPEKDKKLRAAEQIIRSRLNFQGTTMGYSTEKGDNLWWLMTSADVNSVRTVLTFLTNAAWKQDMPGIMRGALGRQRSGRWDTTVANAWGRIALKKFGKAFEAASVTGVTVAGLGKEKKELDWAGHKSGGALLFGWPRGQASLTLSHSGSGSPWATVESLAAVPRKKPFSSGYTIKKSLIPVSRKVEGKWSVGDVVRVRLEGEAQSDMTWVALMDPIPASATILGSGLGRDSAILTSGETLKGTTRPIHEERSFEAFKAYYQYMPKGKWYVEYTMRLNNQGTFLVPATRMEALYTPEMFGEIPNASFEVKQ; encoded by the coding sequence ATGAAGAGAAATGCGCGTGCGCTGTGGATGTGGGGGATCCTGCTTTGCTTTGCCGGGTTTGCCTTTGCGGCCGAGCCGTCGGTCGAGCGGTTTACGCCTTCCGGGACGGTGAAGGACGTGCGGCAGGTCACGGCGCGCTTTTCGGACCAGATGGTCTCCTTTGGCTCCCCTGAATTGGGGGACCCCTTTGCCATAGACTGTCCCGCGAAAGGATCGGGGCGGTGGGCGGACCCGAAGGTCTGGGTCTACGATTTCGACGAGGACCTGAAATCCGGGCTTCGCTGCACGTTCACGTTAAAACCCGGCCTTACGACCCTCGCGGGCGCGAAGGTCACGGGGAAAAGCTCCTTTGCCTTTTCCACGGGTGGGCCCAACATAAAGGACAGCCATCCTGCGAAAGGCGGCTCCTCGATGGCGGAGGACCAGATCTTCGTTTTCAGGCTCGACGGCCCGGCAACGGAGGAGTCGATCCTCCGGAACTCCTCCTGCTTTATTGAGGAGACGAAGGAGCGCGTGGGTGTCCGGGTGGTGAAGGGCGCCGAGCGCGAGAAGGTGATGGAGGGGCTCAGGGAGCTGGACCGGGCGTGGACCCGGGGCAAGACCTTGCCGGAAGATATGTACGCGCTCCAATGCAAGAGGCCCTTCCCGAGCGGCGCAACGGTCCAGGTTAAGTGGGGTAAAGGCATCGCGAGCCCGAGCGGGGTGGCGACCACAGCCGACCAGGTCTTTACCTTTCAGGTCAGGCCCCCTTTCGAGGCGACCTTCGGCTGCAGCAGGGAGAGGCCGGAGTCCGACTGCATTGGGCTCCTGCCTTTCTCTCTCTCCTTTTCCGAATCGATCTCAAAAAACCTTGCCAGGAGGATTACCCTCAAAGGCAAGGAGAAGGGGTACCCGTCTCAAATCGAAGATGAAGGCGACGACCGTTACGTGAACAGGGTAACCTTTAAAGGCCCTTTTCCCGAAAAGGCCGCGCTTACGCTCAGTCTGCCCCGCGATCTCAAGGATGATTCGGGAAGGACCCTCTCGAACAGGGGCATATTCCCCCTCACGGTGAAAACCGGCATTTACCCGCCCCTTGCAAAATTCTCCTCCCGCTTCGGCATTATCGAGCGGGCGGACCCTGTGCTTCCCGTCACCGTACGGAGCATCGGGGCCATGGTGCAGGGTAAGATGCACGGCATGGGAGAGGAGGCGGCCAGACCCGGGGTGACGGGTCAAAAAGGGAACGCCCTGAAGGAGCAGATCACCGGCAGGATGCATGAAGCCTCGACCGACGGGCAGATCATATCGTGGCTCAAGAAGGTGGGCACCGTGGGCCGTTCGAGGTCACTCCTCACGGGTGACGCAGGCGCGAAAGGATTCTCCGTGCCGAAGCCCGCGAAAGATAAGGATATGGAGGTAATCGGCATACCTCTCGGTAAGACGGGGTTCTACGTGGTGGAGCTTAAGAGCGAGATCCTGGGCGCTGCCCTCATAGGGCCGAAGAAGCCTTTTTTCGTGCCCACCGCGGCCCTAGTGACCAACCTTTCCGCCCACTTCAAGTGGGGGAGGGATTCTTCCCTCGTCTGGGTGACCAGCCTCGACAAGGCGGAGCCCGTTGCTGGCGCGGCCGTGTCCATCAGGGATTGCAACGGAAAGGCGCTCTGGCAGGGAAAGACCGATAGCCGCGGCATCGCCTATGTGGGCAAGGCCCTGCCTCCCGCTGAAAAGCTTGCCCAGTGCGCGATGGAGCAGGACGAGGACGCCTATTACGACGGGCAGCAGATGCGGGCCCTTATGCCCATGAGCTCCGGCCTCTTTGCCTTCGCGAGGACCGCCGATGACATGACCTTCGTCCATTCCGGCTGGGACCAGGGCATAGAGCCGTACCGGTTCAAACTCTACTCTCACGAAAGTAACGATAAAATCATCGCCCACACAGTCTTCGACAGGACACTCCTTCGCGCGGGAGAGACGATCCATATGAAACATATCCTCCGGAAGGCCGTCATGTCGGGCCTCAGTTTTCCCAGCGCGCCTCTTCCCGATCTGGTCCGCATCGAGCACGCCCTTCAGGAAGAGAAATACGAATTTCCGCTGCGCTGGGACGTGTCGAAGGGGGTAGCCCTCACCACCTGGACCATCCCCAAAAATGCGCGCCTCGGAAACTATAGCGTCACGTTGCTGGGAGAAGCCAAGGAGGATATAGGGGACTGGGGAATAAATGTCCCCTCCGGTGGATTCCAGGTCGCAGAGTTCCGGGTGCCCCTCATGAAGGCGAGCCTCAATCCCCTTGATCTCCCCCTCGTAAACCGGCAAAGTATGGGAGTGGATCTCTTCGTGGAGCACCTCTCCGGGGGCGGCGCCACGGACCTCGCCGTAAAGCTCCGCTCGAAAGTCGAGCCCGGGAGCGTCACATTCGAAGACTACGAGGGCTTCACTATCGCCGCGGGGGACGTGTTGGAGGGAGTGGAAAAACGTACACGCGGATTCGATGAAGGGGAAGGGGAAGAAGCGGAGGCCGGCTCCCGCGGGAAAGAGCTCCCCTCTCTGGAGCTCAAGCTCGGCGCGGGCGGCATGGCGAGGACAAGGGTCGCGGGCCTTCCCTTATCGTCCGCCCCCCAGGACCTGATTACCGAGCTGGAGTTCAGGGACCCGAACGGCGAGGTCCAGACCGTATCGCGGCGGACCCCGCTCTTTCCGGCTGCGGTGCTCGCAGGCGTGGAGGCCGAGGCAGGGGAGACACAGGGCATGATCAGGATAAAACTCCTCTCCCTGGACCTTAAGGGAAAGCCGCTGGCCGGAACGCATATGAAGGCGGACCTTTTGAGCAGCTCCTATTATTCCCACAGGACCCGCCTGGTGGGGGGATTTTACTCCTATCAGAATGTGAAGGAAGTGAAGAAGATAGGCCCTGCCTGCGAAGGGACGACCGATAAGAACGGTATGGTGCGGTGCGAGGTAAAATCCCCCGTCTCCGGCCAGGTCATCGTCAGGGCTTCGGGGGCCGACGGGCACGGAAATAGGTCTTTTACCCATGATTCCGTATTCGTGCCGGGCAAGGACGAGTGGTGGTTCGACCAGGGCGGGAGCGACCGCATCGATCTCATCCCGGAGAAGAAGCGGTACGAGCCGGGTGAGACCGCTTCCTTCCAGGTGAGAATGCCCATGAGGGAAGCGACCGTGCTCGTCACGGTGGAGCGCGAAGGGGTGATGGAGTCCTTCGTCACCCGCATTTCGGGGAAAAATCCGACGATCAAGGTGCCGGTCAAGGGCTCCTATGCGCCCAATATATTCGTATCCGCCCTTTGCGTCAGGGGGAGGATTGGAGACGCAAAGCCGACGGCCATGGTGGACCTCGGCAGGCCTGCCTACAAGCTTGGCATTGCCGCCCTGTCGGTAGGCTGGGCCGCCCACGAGCTGAAAGTCTCGGTCACGCCGGGAAAGGCGGTCTACAAGGTGAGGGAAAAGGCCGAGGTGCGGATAAAGGTGACGGGGCCTAAGGGCAAGGAGCTTCCCAAAGGGGCGGAAGTGGCCTTCGCGGCGGTCGACGAGGGCCTCCTCGAGCTGATGCCGAACCTGAGCTGGAACCTCCTCGAAAAAATGATGCGGAAACGGGGGTACGAGGTTGCCACGTCCACGGCCCAGATGCAGGTGGTGGGCAAGCGCCATTACGGACAGAAGGCGCTCCCCAGGGGAGGCGGAGGCGGAAAGAAACCGACGAGGGAGCTTTTCGACACCCTCCTCCTATGGAAGGCGGCGGTTGCCCTGGACGAAAAGGGAGAGGCGTCGGTGACGGTGCCCCTCAACGATTCCCTCACGAGCTTCGCCCTGGTCGCGGTGGCAACCGGGGGAAAAGACCTTTTCGGCACGGGAAGGGGACGAATACAGACGAGCCAGGATCTGATCCTCTCCTCCGGTCTCCCGACCATGGTGCGCGAGGGTGATCGTTTCAGGGCGGGTTTCCTCATGAGGAACACGACCCAGGCGACCCTCGAGCTTGACGTTGCCGCCGGCTTCACCTCCGGGAAAGAGAGGACCGCCATGTCCCCTCTTCGAGAGCATTTGGGGGCAGGGGAAGCCAAAGAGATCGGCTGGGACGTGGTCGTGCCCGTGGGGGCTCCTTCCCTCGCGTGGGACGTGACTGCCCGCGCCGGGGACGGGTTGGAAGGCGACTCGCTCAAGGTAACCCAGAAAGTCCTGACCCCCGAGCCGGTCAGGGTGGGCCAGGCGACCCTCATGCAGCTCACCGGACCGCGCACCCTCAATGTCGAGGCGCCGAAAGACGCCATCCCCGGCAGAGGCGGGGTAAGGGTGGCCTTGAAGCCCAGGCTCTCGGATAATGTAAACGGCATCACGGAGTACATGGGGAGGTATGCCTTCACCTGTCTCGAGCAGCAGGCGTCGAGGGCCATAGCGCTTGAAGACCAGGCCATGTGGGCAAGGACGACGGCGGCTATGCCGACCTATCTCGATCATGACGGGCTCCTGAAATACTTTCCCTCTCAGGATGTGGGAAGCGACGTGCTCACGAGCTATATCCTGGCCATAGCCCACGAGGCGGACCGGGAGATACCGGAAGCAACCCGATCCCGCATGGAGGAGGGCTTGAAGGCATTCGTCGGGGGGAAGCTCATGAGGGCCCAGCCCATACCCACGGCCGACCTCGCCATACGGAAGATCGCGGCGGTCGAGGCCTTGTCGAGAAGAGGGGCCGTAGAGCCGAAACTTCTCGATTCCATCCCCCTGGACCCCAATCTGTGGCCCACTTCGGCGGTGCTGGACTGGATAAATATATTGACACGTGTGAAGGCCATACCCGAAAAAGATAAGAAACTTCGCGCTGCGGAGCAGATCATAAGGTCCCGCCTCAACTTCCAGGGGACGACCATGGGCTATTCCACGGAAAAAGGGGACAACCTCTGGTGGCTCATGACCTCGGCGGACGTAAACAGCGTGCGGACCGTCCTCACCTTCCTCACCAACGCCGCGTGGAAGCAGGATATGCCCGGCATCATGCGGGGCGCCCTCGGACGCCAGCGTTCCGGCAGGTGGGATACGACCGTGGCAAACGCGTGGGGAAGGATCGCCCTCAAGAAATTCGGCAAGGCCTTCGAGGCGGCCTCCGTCACGGGCGTCACGGTTGCCGGGCTGGGGAAAGAGAAGAAGGAGCTCGATTGGGCCGGCCACAAGTCTGGCGGCGCTCTTCTATTCGGCTGGCCAAGGGGGCAAGCAAGCCTCACCCTCTCCCATAGCGGGAGCGGAAGTCCATGGGCGACCGTAGAAAGCCTCGCGGCGGTCCCGCGGAAGAAGCCCTTTTCAAGCGGCTACACGATCAAAAAGAGCCTGATTCCTGTAAGCAGGAAGGTGGAAGGCAAATGGAGCGTGGGCGACGTGGTGCGGGTGCGTCTCGAAGGGGAGGCCCAATCCGATATGACATGGGTCGCCCTCATGGACCCCATCCCCGCGAGTGCTACCATCCTGGGCAGCGGCCTGGGAAGGGATTCGGCCATACTCACCTCAGGGGAGACCCTAAAGGGCACAACCCGGCCGATCCACGAAGAGCGCTCCTTCGAGGCATTCAAGGCCTATTACCAGTATATGCCGAAAGGAAAATGGTACGTGGAATACACCATGCGCCTCAACAACCAGGGCACCTTCCTGGTACCGGCAACAAGAATGGAAGCATTATACACCCCGGAGATGTTCGGCGAGATACCGAATGCCAGCTTCGAGGTGAAGCAATGA